In Stomoxys calcitrans chromosome 2, idStoCalc2.1, whole genome shotgun sequence, the following proteins share a genomic window:
- the LOC106085913 gene encoding uncharacterized protein LOC106085913 isoform X1 → MLEDDKTRKNAIMELIKRYKEGKLTTSHVRKLNNFVICLMIMVAGISIVWSISIHKLSGDFYNGFIGAKLAFRERDFTQMDNREKDLLYHDLGRIINESYTEAALDDIKPDALIMPLSNDADKFATKKPKIRKIAHVFQTRNSNVPDAPSITTDDESAVDGDEKSTAPTKVPKVKFNIEKDRKYLSHMTIDIHQTRWNQNLAVQYIYGFPFLSEIVAIVWTAMCFIFQSGVKKQWGLPKPWRIVVPSIIMFSIMTVANLSYLILANGFIKTFCRELRENLSKPDAISCGDAMSVLRPIIRPHDFAHQVYLMLFKASYISAMVLWIIALLIMILRFVLAIDFQMVDIETSFDRELRESKYKDRDFVEVLLSSPQHQKPQQINIKDERNRSEDDFQSAKSHISEVATPLLDSVTTNMSLTGGERRT, encoded by the exons ACTTCGTAATATGTCTGATGATAATGGTGGCGGGTATCTCAATTGTTTGGAGCATATCGATCCACAAATTATCGGGTGATTTTTACAATGGTTTCATTGGTGCCAAATTAGCATTTCGTGAAAGGGATTTTACACAAATGGACAATAGGGAAAAGGATTTGCTCTATCACGATTTGGGAAGAATCATCAATGAGTCATACACCGAAGCTGCCTTAGACGATATTAAACCGGATGCCTTGATAATGCCCCTAAGCAATGATGCAGATAAAT TTGCCACCAAGAAACCAAAAATTCGCAAAATTGCCCATGTATTTCAAACGCGAAACTCAAATGTACCTGACGCACCCTCAATCACAACCGACGATGAGAGCGCGGTGGATGGTGATGAAAAATCGACTGCACCTACCAAAGTGCCAAAAGTTAAATTTAATATAGAAAAGGACCGCAAATATCTATCGCACA TGACGATTGATATTCATCAGACCCGTTGGAATCAAAATCTCGCcgtacaatatatatatgggttTCCATTTCTATCGGAAATTGTAGCTATTGTATGGACTGCCATGTGTTTCATATTCCAGTCGGGTGTCAAAAAACAATG GGGACTTCCGAAACCGTGGCGGATTGTTGTTCCCTCCAtcataatgttcagcattatgACTGTGGCAAATCTAAGCTATTTAATTTTGGCCAATGGCTTTATAAAGACTTTTTGCAGAGAGCTGAGAGAGAATCTAAGTAAACCCGATGCCATCAG CTGTGGTGATGCTATGTCTGTACTGAGACCAATCATTCGACCACATGATTTCGCCCACCAAGTGTACTTAATGCTATTTAAGGCTTCATATATTTCGGCCATGGTCCTGTGGATTATAGCCCTGTTGATTATGATATTGCGTTTTGTATTGGCCATTGATTTTCAAATGGTCGATATAGAAACGAGTTTCGATCGCGAATTGCGGGAGAGTAAATACAAAGATCGTGATTTTGTGGAAGTTTTGCTCAGTTCGCCACAACATCAGAAACCACAACAGATTAACATTAAGGATGAGCGCAATCGATCCGAAGATGATTTCCAAAGTGCAAAATCGCACATTAGCGAAGTAGCCACTCCACTGCTGGATAGTGTGACAACAAATATGTCCCTGACTGGAGGTGAGAGAAGAACCTAA
- the LOC106085913 gene encoding uncharacterized protein LOC106085913 isoform X4 yields the protein MDFVICLMIMVAGISIVWSISIHKLSGDFYNGFIGAKLAFRERDFTQMDNREKDLLYHDLGRIINESYTEAALDDIKPDALIMPLSNDADKFATKKPKIRKIAHVFQTRNSNVPDAPSITTDDESAVDGDEKSTAPTKVPKVKFNIEKDRKYLSHMTIDIHQTRWNQNLAVQYIYGFPFLSEIVAIVWTAMCFIFQSGVKKQWGLPKPWRIVVPSIIMFSIMTVANLSYLILANGFIKTFCRELRENLSKPDAISCGDAMSVLRPIIRPHDFAHQVYLMLFKASYISAMVLWIIALLIMILRFVLAIDFQMVDIETSFDRELRESKYKDRDFVEVLLSSPQHQKPQQINIKDERNRSEDDFQSAKSHISEVATPLLDSVTTNMSLTGGERRT from the exons ACTTCGTAATATGTCTGATGATAATGGTGGCGGGTATCTCAATTGTTTGGAGCATATCGATCCACAAATTATCGGGTGATTTTTACAATGGTTTCATTGGTGCCAAATTAGCATTTCGTGAAAGGGATTTTACACAAATGGACAATAGGGAAAAGGATTTGCTCTATCACGATTTGGGAAGAATCATCAATGAGTCATACACCGAAGCTGCCTTAGACGATATTAAACCGGATGCCTTGATAATGCCCCTAAGCAATGATGCAGATAAAT TTGCCACCAAGAAACCAAAAATTCGCAAAATTGCCCATGTATTTCAAACGCGAAACTCAAATGTACCTGACGCACCCTCAATCACAACCGACGATGAGAGCGCGGTGGATGGTGATGAAAAATCGACTGCACCTACCAAAGTGCCAAAAGTTAAATTTAATATAGAAAAGGACCGCAAATATCTATCGCACA TGACGATTGATATTCATCAGACCCGTTGGAATCAAAATCTCGCcgtacaatatatatatgggttTCCATTTCTATCGGAAATTGTAGCTATTGTATGGACTGCCATGTGTTTCATATTCCAGTCGGGTGTCAAAAAACAATG GGGACTTCCGAAACCGTGGCGGATTGTTGTTCCCTCCAtcataatgttcagcattatgACTGTGGCAAATCTAAGCTATTTAATTTTGGCCAATGGCTTTATAAAGACTTTTTGCAGAGAGCTGAGAGAGAATCTAAGTAAACCCGATGCCATCAG CTGTGGTGATGCTATGTCTGTACTGAGACCAATCATTCGACCACATGATTTCGCCCACCAAGTGTACTTAATGCTATTTAAGGCTTCATATATTTCGGCCATGGTCCTGTGGATTATAGCCCTGTTGATTATGATATTGCGTTTTGTATTGGCCATTGATTTTCAAATGGTCGATATAGAAACGAGTTTCGATCGCGAATTGCGGGAGAGTAAATACAAAGATCGTGATTTTGTGGAAGTTTTGCTCAGTTCGCCACAACATCAGAAACCACAACAGATTAACATTAAGGATGAGCGCAATCGATCCGAAGATGATTTCCAAAGTGCAAAATCGCACATTAGCGAAGTAGCCACTCCACTGCTGGATAGTGTGACAACAAATATGTCCCTGACTGGAGGTGAGAGAAGAACCTAA
- the LOC106085913 gene encoding uncharacterized protein LOC106085913 isoform X2, with translation MKAVRKRKLHRSGFQMLSKEAQQSLQQYEYFVICLMIMVAGISIVWSISIHKLSGDFYNGFIGAKLAFRERDFTQMDNREKDLLYHDLGRIINESYTEAALDDIKPDALIMPLSNDADKFATKKPKIRKIAHVFQTRNSNVPDAPSITTDDESAVDGDEKSTAPTKVPKVKFNIEKDRKYLSHMTIDIHQTRWNQNLAVQYIYGFPFLSEIVAIVWTAMCFIFQSGVKKQWGLPKPWRIVVPSIIMFSIMTVANLSYLILANGFIKTFCRELRENLSKPDAISCGDAMSVLRPIIRPHDFAHQVYLMLFKASYISAMVLWIIALLIMILRFVLAIDFQMVDIETSFDRELRESKYKDRDFVEVLLSSPQHQKPQQINIKDERNRSEDDFQSAKSHISEVATPLLDSVTTNMSLTGGERRT, from the exons ACTTCGTAATATGTCTGATGATAATGGTGGCGGGTATCTCAATTGTTTGGAGCATATCGATCCACAAATTATCGGGTGATTTTTACAATGGTTTCATTGGTGCCAAATTAGCATTTCGTGAAAGGGATTTTACACAAATGGACAATAGGGAAAAGGATTTGCTCTATCACGATTTGGGAAGAATCATCAATGAGTCATACACCGAAGCTGCCTTAGACGATATTAAACCGGATGCCTTGATAATGCCCCTAAGCAATGATGCAGATAAAT TTGCCACCAAGAAACCAAAAATTCGCAAAATTGCCCATGTATTTCAAACGCGAAACTCAAATGTACCTGACGCACCCTCAATCACAACCGACGATGAGAGCGCGGTGGATGGTGATGAAAAATCGACTGCACCTACCAAAGTGCCAAAAGTTAAATTTAATATAGAAAAGGACCGCAAATATCTATCGCACA TGACGATTGATATTCATCAGACCCGTTGGAATCAAAATCTCGCcgtacaatatatatatgggttTCCATTTCTATCGGAAATTGTAGCTATTGTATGGACTGCCATGTGTTTCATATTCCAGTCGGGTGTCAAAAAACAATG GGGACTTCCGAAACCGTGGCGGATTGTTGTTCCCTCCAtcataatgttcagcattatgACTGTGGCAAATCTAAGCTATTTAATTTTGGCCAATGGCTTTATAAAGACTTTTTGCAGAGAGCTGAGAGAGAATCTAAGTAAACCCGATGCCATCAG CTGTGGTGATGCTATGTCTGTACTGAGACCAATCATTCGACCACATGATTTCGCCCACCAAGTGTACTTAATGCTATTTAAGGCTTCATATATTTCGGCCATGGTCCTGTGGATTATAGCCCTGTTGATTATGATATTGCGTTTTGTATTGGCCATTGATTTTCAAATGGTCGATATAGAAACGAGTTTCGATCGCGAATTGCGGGAGAGTAAATACAAAGATCGTGATTTTGTGGAAGTTTTGCTCAGTTCGCCACAACATCAGAAACCACAACAGATTAACATTAAGGATGAGCGCAATCGATCCGAAGATGATTTCCAAAGTGCAAAATCGCACATTAGCGAAGTAGCCACTCCACTGCTGGATAGTGTGACAACAAATATGTCCCTGACTGGAGGTGAGAGAAGAACCTAA
- the LOC106085913 gene encoding uncharacterized protein LOC106085913 isoform X3, which produces MELIKRYKEGKLTTSHVRKLNNFVICLMIMVAGISIVWSISIHKLSGDFYNGFIGAKLAFRERDFTQMDNREKDLLYHDLGRIINESYTEAALDDIKPDALIMPLSNDADKFATKKPKIRKIAHVFQTRNSNVPDAPSITTDDESAVDGDEKSTAPTKVPKVKFNIEKDRKYLSHMTIDIHQTRWNQNLAVQYIYGFPFLSEIVAIVWTAMCFIFQSGVKKQWGLPKPWRIVVPSIIMFSIMTVANLSYLILANGFIKTFCRELRENLSKPDAISCGDAMSVLRPIIRPHDFAHQVYLMLFKASYISAMVLWIIALLIMILRFVLAIDFQMVDIETSFDRELRESKYKDRDFVEVLLSSPQHQKPQQINIKDERNRSEDDFQSAKSHISEVATPLLDSVTTNMSLTGGERRT; this is translated from the exons ACTTCGTAATATGTCTGATGATAATGGTGGCGGGTATCTCAATTGTTTGGAGCATATCGATCCACAAATTATCGGGTGATTTTTACAATGGTTTCATTGGTGCCAAATTAGCATTTCGTGAAAGGGATTTTACACAAATGGACAATAGGGAAAAGGATTTGCTCTATCACGATTTGGGAAGAATCATCAATGAGTCATACACCGAAGCTGCCTTAGACGATATTAAACCGGATGCCTTGATAATGCCCCTAAGCAATGATGCAGATAAAT TTGCCACCAAGAAACCAAAAATTCGCAAAATTGCCCATGTATTTCAAACGCGAAACTCAAATGTACCTGACGCACCCTCAATCACAACCGACGATGAGAGCGCGGTGGATGGTGATGAAAAATCGACTGCACCTACCAAAGTGCCAAAAGTTAAATTTAATATAGAAAAGGACCGCAAATATCTATCGCACA TGACGATTGATATTCATCAGACCCGTTGGAATCAAAATCTCGCcgtacaatatatatatgggttTCCATTTCTATCGGAAATTGTAGCTATTGTATGGACTGCCATGTGTTTCATATTCCAGTCGGGTGTCAAAAAACAATG GGGACTTCCGAAACCGTGGCGGATTGTTGTTCCCTCCAtcataatgttcagcattatgACTGTGGCAAATCTAAGCTATTTAATTTTGGCCAATGGCTTTATAAAGACTTTTTGCAGAGAGCTGAGAGAGAATCTAAGTAAACCCGATGCCATCAG CTGTGGTGATGCTATGTCTGTACTGAGACCAATCATTCGACCACATGATTTCGCCCACCAAGTGTACTTAATGCTATTTAAGGCTTCATATATTTCGGCCATGGTCCTGTGGATTATAGCCCTGTTGATTATGATATTGCGTTTTGTATTGGCCATTGATTTTCAAATGGTCGATATAGAAACGAGTTTCGATCGCGAATTGCGGGAGAGTAAATACAAAGATCGTGATTTTGTGGAAGTTTTGCTCAGTTCGCCACAACATCAGAAACCACAACAGATTAACATTAAGGATGAGCGCAATCGATCCGAAGATGATTTCCAAAGTGCAAAATCGCACATTAGCGAAGTAGCCACTCCACTGCTGGATAGTGTGACAACAAATATGTCCCTGACTGGAGGTGAGAGAAGAACCTAA
- the LOC106085913 gene encoding uncharacterized protein LOC106085913 isoform X5, whose translation MIMVAGISIVWSISIHKLSGDFYNGFIGAKLAFRERDFTQMDNREKDLLYHDLGRIINESYTEAALDDIKPDALIMPLSNDADKFATKKPKIRKIAHVFQTRNSNVPDAPSITTDDESAVDGDEKSTAPTKVPKVKFNIEKDRKYLSHMTIDIHQTRWNQNLAVQYIYGFPFLSEIVAIVWTAMCFIFQSGVKKQWGLPKPWRIVVPSIIMFSIMTVANLSYLILANGFIKTFCRELRENLSKPDAISCGDAMSVLRPIIRPHDFAHQVYLMLFKASYISAMVLWIIALLIMILRFVLAIDFQMVDIETSFDRELRESKYKDRDFVEVLLSSPQHQKPQQINIKDERNRSEDDFQSAKSHISEVATPLLDSVTTNMSLTGGERRT comes from the exons ATGATAATGGTGGCGGGTATCTCAATTGTTTGGAGCATATCGATCCACAAATTATCGGGTGATTTTTACAATGGTTTCATTGGTGCCAAATTAGCATTTCGTGAAAGGGATTTTACACAAATGGACAATAGGGAAAAGGATTTGCTCTATCACGATTTGGGAAGAATCATCAATGAGTCATACACCGAAGCTGCCTTAGACGATATTAAACCGGATGCCTTGATAATGCCCCTAAGCAATGATGCAGATAAAT TTGCCACCAAGAAACCAAAAATTCGCAAAATTGCCCATGTATTTCAAACGCGAAACTCAAATGTACCTGACGCACCCTCAATCACAACCGACGATGAGAGCGCGGTGGATGGTGATGAAAAATCGACTGCACCTACCAAAGTGCCAAAAGTTAAATTTAATATAGAAAAGGACCGCAAATATCTATCGCACA TGACGATTGATATTCATCAGACCCGTTGGAATCAAAATCTCGCcgtacaatatatatatgggttTCCATTTCTATCGGAAATTGTAGCTATTGTATGGACTGCCATGTGTTTCATATTCCAGTCGGGTGTCAAAAAACAATG GGGACTTCCGAAACCGTGGCGGATTGTTGTTCCCTCCAtcataatgttcagcattatgACTGTGGCAAATCTAAGCTATTTAATTTTGGCCAATGGCTTTATAAAGACTTTTTGCAGAGAGCTGAGAGAGAATCTAAGTAAACCCGATGCCATCAG CTGTGGTGATGCTATGTCTGTACTGAGACCAATCATTCGACCACATGATTTCGCCCACCAAGTGTACTTAATGCTATTTAAGGCTTCATATATTTCGGCCATGGTCCTGTGGATTATAGCCCTGTTGATTATGATATTGCGTTTTGTATTGGCCATTGATTTTCAAATGGTCGATATAGAAACGAGTTTCGATCGCGAATTGCGGGAGAGTAAATACAAAGATCGTGATTTTGTGGAAGTTTTGCTCAGTTCGCCACAACATCAGAAACCACAACAGATTAACATTAAGGATGAGCGCAATCGATCCGAAGATGATTTCCAAAGTGCAAAATCGCACATTAGCGAAGTAGCCACTCCACTGCTGGATAGTGTGACAACAAATATGTCCCTGACTGGAGGTGAGAGAAGAACCTAA